The following proteins come from a genomic window of Streptomyces sp. Sge12:
- a CDS encoding NADP-dependent isocitrate dehydrogenase gives MTDSTIIYTHTDEAPALATYSFLPVIQAYASTAGVNVETRDISLAGRIIAVFPEYLQESQRIADALAELGELAKTPEANIIKLPNISASIPQLKAAVAELQGQGYALPDYPDDPKTDEERDIRARYDKVKGSAVNPVLREGNSDRRAPASVKNYAKTHPHRMGAWVPESKTNVATMGENDFRSTEKSTVITEAGTLRIEHVAADGATTVLRESVPVLAGEVVDASVLHVDALRTFLNDQIERAKAEGVLFSVHLKATMMKVSDPIIFGHVVRAFLPKTFARYGATLAAAGLSPNDGLGGILNGLGALPDGDAIKASIDAEIAEGPALAMVDSDKGITNLHVPSDVIVDASMPAMIRTSGHMWGPDGAEADTLAVLPDSSYAGVYQVVVDDCRTHGAFDPSTMGSVPNVGLMAQKAEEYGSHDKTFEIATAGTVRLVDAAGTTVLEQEVAAGDIFRACQTKDLPIQDWVKLAVTRARATGVPAVFWLDETRAHDAQLIAKVKTYLAEHDTEGLTIEILSPVEATAYSLERIRRGEDTISVTGNVLRDYLTDLFPILELGTSAKMLSVVPLMNGGGLFETGAGGSAPKHVQQLVKENYLRWDSLGEFFALAASFEHLATTTGNARAQVLADTLDRATGTFLNEDKSPSRKLGGIDNRGSHFYLALYWAQELSRQIDDPKLAAAFEPVAKTLAEREEAIVGELIAVQGSPADIGGYYQPDPKKAAAIMRPSETLNQALALLG, from the coding sequence GTGACTGACTCGACCATCATCTACACGCACACTGACGAGGCCCCGGCCCTCGCGACGTATTCGTTCCTGCCTGTGATCCAGGCATACGCGTCGACGGCCGGTGTGAATGTCGAGACCCGTGACATCTCCCTGGCCGGTCGGATCATCGCCGTCTTCCCGGAGTACCTCCAGGAGAGCCAGCGGATCGCCGACGCCCTCGCCGAGCTCGGCGAGCTGGCGAAGACCCCGGAAGCCAACATCATCAAGCTTCCGAACATCTCGGCCTCGATCCCGCAGCTCAAGGCCGCGGTCGCCGAGCTCCAGGGCCAGGGCTACGCCCTCCCGGACTACCCGGACGACCCGAAGACCGACGAGGAGCGCGACATCCGCGCCCGCTACGACAAGGTCAAGGGCAGCGCCGTCAACCCGGTCCTGCGCGAGGGCAACTCCGACCGCCGCGCCCCCGCCTCGGTCAAGAACTACGCCAAGACGCACCCGCACCGCATGGGCGCCTGGGTCCCCGAGTCGAAGACGAACGTCGCCACCATGGGCGAGAACGACTTCCGCTCCACCGAGAAGTCCACCGTCATCACCGAGGCCGGCACGCTGCGCATCGAGCACGTGGCCGCCGACGGCGCCACCACCGTGCTGCGCGAGTCCGTACCGGTCCTCGCCGGTGAGGTCGTGGACGCGTCCGTCCTGCACGTCGACGCGCTGCGCACCTTCCTCAACGACCAGATCGAGCGTGCCAAGGCCGAGGGCGTCCTGTTCTCCGTGCACCTCAAGGCCACGATGATGAAGGTCTCCGACCCGATCATCTTCGGCCACGTGGTCCGCGCCTTCCTCCCCAAGACCTTCGCCCGCTACGGCGCGACCCTGGCCGCCGCCGGCCTGTCGCCCAACGACGGTCTGGGCGGCATCCTGAACGGCCTGGGCGCACTGCCCGACGGCGACGCCATCAAGGCCTCCATCGACGCCGAGATCGCCGAGGGCCCGGCCCTCGCGATGGTCGACTCCGACAAGGGCATCACCAACCTGCACGTGCCGTCCGACGTCATCGTCGACGCCTCGATGCCGGCCATGATCCGCACCTCCGGCCACATGTGGGGCCCGGACGGCGCCGAGGCCGACACCCTCGCCGTCCTCCCCGACAGCAGCTACGCCGGCGTCTACCAGGTCGTCGTCGACGACTGCCGCACCCACGGCGCCTTCGACCCGTCCACCATGGGCTCGGTCCCGAACGTCGGTCTCATGGCGCAGAAGGCCGAGGAGTACGGCAGCCACGACAAGACCTTCGAGATCGCCACCGCGGGCACCGTCCGCCTGGTCGACGCCGCGGGCACCACCGTCCTGGAGCAGGAGGTCGCCGCCGGCGACATCTTCCGCGCCTGCCAGACCAAGGACCTGCCGATCCAGGACTGGGTCAAGCTCGCCGTCACCCGCGCCCGCGCCACCGGCGTCCCGGCCGTCTTCTGGCTGGACGAGACCCGCGCGCACGACGCGCAGCTGATCGCCAAGGTCAAGACGTACCTCGCCGAGCACGACACCGAGGGCCTGACCATCGAGATCCTCTCCCCGGTCGAGGCCACCGCGTACTCCCTGGAGCGCATCCGCCGCGGCGAGGACACCATCTCGGTGACCGGCAACGTGCTGCGCGACTACCTGACCGACCTCTTCCCGATCCTGGAGCTGGGCACCAGCGCCAAGATGCTGTCGGTCGTCCCGCTGATGAACGGCGGCGGCCTCTTCGAGACGGGCGCCGGCGGCTCCGCCCCGAAGCACGTCCAGCAGCTGGTCAAGGAGAACTACCTGCGCTGGGACAGCCTCGGCGAGTTCTTCGCGCTGGCCGCCAGCTTCGAGCACCTCGCGACCACCACCGGCAACGCCCGCGCCCAGGTGCTGGCCGACACCCTGGACCGCGCGACCGGCACCTTCCTCAACGAGGACAAGTCGCCGAGCCGCAAGCTGGGCGGCATCGACAACCGCGGCAGCCACTTCTACCTCGCCCTGTACTGGGCGCAGGAGCTGTCCCGGCAGATCGACGACCCGAAGCTGGCCGCGGCGTTCGAGCCGGTCGCCAAGACCCTGGCCGAGCGCGAGGAGGCCATCGTCGGCGAGCTCATCGCGGTGCAGGGCTCCCCGGCCGACATCGGCGGCTACTACCAGCCCGACCCCAAGAAGGCCGCGGCGATCATGCGCCCGTCCGAGACCCTCAACCAGGCGCTCGCACTCCTGGGCTGA
- a CDS encoding DUF805 domain-containing protein, whose amino-acid sequence MNHYTDVLKKYAVFSGRARRQEYWMFTLFQVAVVIVLAILDAVIGANSIIVGLYLLGTLVPTLALTVRRLHDLGKSGAWYFIVLVPFIGGIWLLVLTATAGQPQPNQYGPDPKVLAA is encoded by the coding sequence ATGAACCACTACACCGATGTCCTGAAGAAGTACGCCGTCTTCTCCGGCCGGGCCCGCCGCCAGGAGTACTGGATGTTCACCCTCTTCCAGGTGGCCGTCGTGATCGTCCTCGCGATCCTGGACGCCGTCATCGGCGCCAACTCGATCATCGTGGGCCTGTACCTCCTCGGCACCCTCGTCCCGACGCTGGCGCTCACCGTCCGCCGTCTGCACGACCTCGGCAAGTCCGGCGCCTGGTACTTCATCGTCCTCGTCCCCTTCATCGGTGGCATCTGGCTGCTCGTCCTGACCGCCACCGCCGGTCAGCCGCAGCCGAACCAGTACGGCCCGGACCCCAAGGTCCTCGCCGCCTGA
- a CDS encoding chitosanase, whose product MLAIGALLGSALIAVPVTAHATAAPAPTARTSAAAAAGLDDPAKKEIAMKIVSSAENSSLDWKAQYKYIEDIDDGRGYTAGIIGFCSGTGDMLDLVEYYTQVKPGNVLAKYLPALRRVDGSDSHAGLDPNFTKDWAKAAQDAEFRKAQDHERDRVYFNPSVRQGKADGVGVLGQFIYYDAIVMHGDGTDSTSFRNIRGRALSKAKPPSQGGSETAWLNAFLDARVWAMKQEEAHSDTSRVDTAQRVFLKKGNLNLNTPLDWKVYGDSFHIG is encoded by the coding sequence ATGCTGGCGATCGGAGCGCTGCTCGGCAGCGCGTTGATCGCCGTCCCCGTCACCGCCCACGCCACCGCGGCCCCCGCCCCCACGGCGCGGACCTCGGCGGCAGCGGCCGCAGGGCTCGACGATCCGGCGAAGAAGGAGATCGCCATGAAGATCGTCTCCAGCGCGGAGAACTCCTCGCTGGACTGGAAGGCGCAGTACAAGTACATAGAGGACATAGACGACGGCCGCGGCTACACGGCCGGCATCATCGGATTCTGTTCCGGCACCGGCGACATGCTCGACCTCGTCGAGTACTACACCCAGGTCAAGCCGGGCAACGTCCTCGCCAAGTACCTCCCCGCCTTGCGCAGGGTCGACGGCAGCGACTCGCACGCCGGCCTCGACCCGAACTTCACCAAGGACTGGGCGAAGGCGGCCCAGGACGCGGAGTTCAGGAAGGCCCAGGACCACGAGCGCGACCGGGTCTACTTCAACCCGTCCGTGCGGCAGGGCAAGGCCGACGGCGTCGGTGTGCTGGGCCAGTTCATCTACTACGACGCCATCGTCATGCACGGCGACGGCACCGACTCCACCAGCTTCCGCAACATCCGGGGGCGCGCCCTGTCCAAGGCCAAGCCCCCGTCCCAGGGCGGCAGTGAGACGGCCTGGCTGAACGCCTTCCTGGACGCCCGGGTCTGGGCGATGAAGCAGGAGGAGGCGCACAGCGACACCAGCCGGGTCGACACCGCGCAGCGGGTCTTCCTGAAGAAGGGCAACCTGAACCTCAACACGCCCCTCGACTGGAAGGTCTACGGGGACTCCTTCCACATCGGCTGA
- the corA gene encoding magnesium/cobalt transporter CorA has protein sequence MFSNLRRAVRRSYRRAVDLSHPARSPLGSAVVNCVIYREGVRQDDCAEVEEALRRVRKTGDGFVWIGLHEPSTPELAGLAELFGLHPLAVEDAVNAHQRPKVERYDDTLFSVFKTVRYVEHEELTATSEVVETGELMAFTGQDFIITIRHGGRGTLGPVREELEAAPEQLANGPAAVLHAMADHVVDDYVAVTDAVQNDIDAVETAVFSEDGGRGDAGRIYQLKRELLELRRAVAPLSRPLQQLATQPIPVIPPETRAYFRNVADHLTRATEQIGSYDNLLDSILQAHLAQVTVAQNEDMRKITAWAAIVAVPTMVCGVYGMNFDHMPELHWTYGYPLVLGVMALACFVIHRGFRRNGWL, from the coding sequence ATGTTCAGCAACTTGCGCCGGGCCGTGCGCCGCAGCTACCGGCGGGCCGTGGACCTCAGCCACCCGGCCCGCTCCCCGCTCGGCAGTGCGGTGGTCAACTGCGTGATCTACCGCGAGGGCGTACGGCAGGACGACTGCGCCGAGGTCGAGGAGGCGCTGCGCCGGGTCCGCAAGACGGGCGACGGCTTCGTCTGGATCGGCCTGCACGAGCCGTCGACCCCGGAGCTGGCCGGGCTGGCCGAGCTGTTCGGCCTGCACCCCCTCGCCGTCGAGGACGCGGTGAACGCGCACCAGCGCCCGAAGGTGGAGCGCTACGACGACACGCTGTTCTCCGTCTTCAAGACCGTGCGCTACGTGGAGCACGAGGAGCTGACCGCGACCAGCGAGGTGGTGGAGACCGGCGAGCTGATGGCCTTCACCGGCCAGGACTTCATCATCACCATCCGGCACGGCGGCCGCGGCACCCTGGGCCCGGTCCGCGAGGAGCTGGAGGCGGCGCCGGAGCAACTGGCGAACGGGCCCGCGGCGGTGCTGCACGCCATGGCCGACCATGTGGTCGACGACTACGTGGCCGTCACGGACGCGGTGCAGAACGACATCGACGCCGTCGAGACGGCCGTGTTCAGCGAGGACGGCGGCCGCGGCGACGCGGGACGGATCTACCAGCTCAAGCGCGAACTCCTTGAGCTCCGCCGGGCGGTGGCCCCGCTGAGCCGCCCGCTCCAGCAACTGGCCACGCAGCCGATACCGGTCATCCCGCCGGAGACCCGTGCCTACTTCCGCAACGTGGCCGACCACCTCACCCGGGCCACGGAACAGATCGGCTCCTACGACAACCTCCTCGACTCCATCCTCCAGGCCCACCTCGCGCAGGTGACCGTGGCCCAGAACGAGGACATGCGCAAGATCACGGCGTGGGCGGCGATCGTCGCCGTCCCGACCATGGTCTGCGGGGTGTACGGCATGAACTTCGACCACATGCCCGAACTGCACTGGACCTACGGCTACCCGCTGGTCCTCGGTGTCATGGCACTCGCCTGCTTCGTCATCCACCGGGGCTTCCGGCGCAACGGCTGGCTCTGA
- a CDS encoding TOBE domain-containing protein: protein MESYTIGQAARLLGVSVDTARRWADAERFPTHREGTRRMVDGPDLAAFCVEAAQEGAEGEEAAYTSARNAFPGIVTAVKLGTVDAQVEIQAGPHRIVSLLTREAVEELGLEVGARATARVKSTSVFVDRA, encoded by the coding sequence ATGGAGTCCTACACGATCGGTCAGGCGGCCCGGCTGCTCGGTGTCAGCGTCGACACGGCGCGGCGCTGGGCCGACGCCGAACGCTTCCCCACCCACCGCGAGGGCACCCGGCGGATGGTGGACGGTCCCGACCTGGCCGCGTTCTGCGTCGAGGCCGCGCAGGAGGGCGCCGAGGGCGAGGAAGCCGCGTACACCTCGGCCCGCAACGCCTTCCCGGGCATCGTCACCGCGGTGAAGCTGGGCACGGTCGACGCGCAGGTGGAGATCCAGGCCGGACCGCACCGCATCGTTTCGCTGCTGACGCGCGAGGCGGTGGAGGAGCTCGGGCTGGAGGTCGGGGCGCGGGCCACGGCGCGGGTGAAGTCGACGAGCGTGTTCGTCGACCGGGCCTGA